The Podospora pseudocomata strain CBS 415.72m chromosome 3, whole genome shotgun sequence genome window below encodes:
- a CDS encoding hypothetical protein (COG:S; EggNog:ENOG503PNHP) → MALNLLSLVPLLGYAFALPQSQPPASPNIQNLAMWGTGCPLNAAGLMSGVRNGSPIFSFSEWGLVLPNVDDPESETTASKFCTEEITLNNGPVGFQLRIETVTVGGWAELEEGTKLVVEAETKLGDVVAGGQTTSVTSADLKGNDLEVSLDILPFVYSACVDESGTVPKIVIKTTVSLVGEKRADGTVSKGVVGGAKALGVHFSPVWRPCVRPMAKTI, encoded by the exons ATGGCACTCAACTTGTTGTCGCTTGTCCCCCTCTTGGGGTATGCCTTTGCCCTACCACAATCCCAACCGCCGGCCTCGCCCAACATCCAAAACCTGGCCATGTGGGGCACTGGCTGCCCCCTTAATGCCGCCGGTCTCATGTCCGGGGTTCGCAATGGATCTCCCATCTTCAGCTTCTCAGAATGGGGTCTCGTGCTGCCTAACGTGGACGACCCTGAGAGCGAGACCACAGCGTCCAAGTTCTGCACCGAGGAGATAACGCTGAACAATGGACCCGTCGGCTTCCAGCTTCGCATCGAGACGGTGACGGTCGGTGGATGGGCCGAGCTAGAGGAGGGGACTAagctggtggttgaggccGAAACCAAGCTAGGCGACGTTGTTGCTGGA GGACAAACAACCAGCGTCACTAGCGCAGACCTCAAGGGCAATGACTTGGAGGTGTCTTTAGATATTCTACCCTTCGTTTACTCTGCCTGCGTTGACGAGAGTGGCACCGTGCCCAAGATTGTTATCAAGACCACCGTCAGTCTTGTCGGGGAGAAGCGCGCTGATGGGACAGTCTCCAAGGGAGTAGTCGGGGGTGCCAAGGCTCTGGGCGTACACTTCAGTCCCGTGTGGCGCCCTTGTGTGAGACCAATGGCCAAGACGATATGA
- a CDS encoding hypothetical protein (EggNog:ENOG503NYP7; COG:G) has product MESTLTTKTEGGQQYHSQDETCVGDISWTPEEERKVVRKVDLRLIPTVWLMFVISWMDRSNLGNAKIAGLNADLHLSSTDYSLAIITFYSRPGPVGYAFCGPLSNLIITRVRPSIYFAGLMMVWGIATCCMGAVKTFPQLLVLRIIVGIFEGGLTPGVYFVISSWYVPAEQAKRAAFVLSAVLLGGAFGGIIAGAVTGGLEGRYGIRGWRWLFIVEGIITIIWAMIAGFILPDFPATCRHFTPEEKRIATSRLRNCGTNIGDNQSDGPRLGKVQSIKLALSDWRTWGVAGGIGLCGCATVLPYFYPTLVNGLGYKEHVTAQYMTVPIWAVAFVCALSSGFIADRIPNHRAAFIAGWSGFAAIISIVVCVVEEYKARYILLIFQGCGVWTCISLGVAVATTTFQDMRPEVRAISVSLPQAVGNAANIYGAYLFPQEHAPRYLAGFVVITVTLAAGSLLFALVDLGLSRRRKVLA; this is encoded by the exons ATGGAGAGTACCCTGACAACGAAGACCGAGGGTGGTCAGCAGTATCACAGCCAAGATGAAACTTGTGTGGGGGATATTTCATGGACGCCAGAGGAGGAGCGGAAGGTGGTACGAAAAGTTGATTTGCGCTTGATCCCGACAGTCTGGCTCATGTTTGTCATTTCCTGGATGGACCGCAGCAA CCTGGGAAATGCCAAAATCGCAGGGCTCAATGCCGACCTCCACCTGTCGTCCACCGACTACAGCTTGGCAATCATCACGTTCTACT CACGCCCTGGTCCAGTCGGCTATGCTTTCTGCGGTCCTCTGTCCAATCTCATCATTACCCGCGTTAGACCATCCATCTACTTCGCTGGCCTGATGATGGTTTGGGGTATCGCAACTTGCTGCATGGGTGCCGTCAAAACCTTTCCACAGCTCCTTGTTCTCCGCATCATTGTCGGTATCTTCGAGGGTGGCTTGACCCCGGGCGTATACTTTGTCATCTCAAGTTGGTATGTGCCCGCAGAGCAAGCGAAACGTGCCGCCTTTGTGTTGTCTGCTgttctcctcggcggcgcgTTTGGTGGTATCATCGCCGGCGCCGTGACAGGCGGTCTCGAAGGCCGCTACGGGATCCGGGGTTGGCGTTGGCTGTTCATCGTGGAGGgaatcatcaccatcatctggGCGATGATTGCAGGCTTCATTCTCCCTGACTTTCCCGCCACCTGCCGACACTTCACccccgaggagaagagaatCGCGACTAGTAGGCTAAGGAACTGCGGCACGAACATCGGCGACAACCAAAGTGATGGGCCACGGCTTGGAAAAGTGCAGTCGATAAAGCTCGCTTTGTCGGACTGGAGGACTTggggtgtggctggtggtATCGGG CTATGCGGATGCGCTACGGTTCTCCCCTACTTCTATCCAACGTTGGTCAATGGCCTTGGCTACAAGGAGCACGTCACAGCACAGTACATGACCGTACCAATCTGGGCTGTGGCATTTGTGTGTGCCCTGTCCAGTGGGTTCATCGCTGACCGAATCCCCAATCACCGTGCTGCGTTCATCGCCGGCTGGTCGGGGTTTGCTGCCATCATTTCCATCGTGGTGTGTGTCGTTGAGGAATACAAAGCGCGGTATATCCTCCTGATCTTCCAAGGATGTGGTGTCTGGACATGCATCTCGCTGGGTGTAGCTGTTGCGACGACGACGTTCCAGGACATGAGACCGGAAGTGCGAGCGATCTCGGTCAGCTTGCCGCAGGCCGTCGGCAACGCTGCCAACATCTACGGAGCGTATCTTTTCCCTCAGGAACATGCGCCGAGGTATTTGGCGGGCTTCGTCGTCATTACTGTGACTCTGGCGGCAGGATCCTTATTGTTTGCTCTTGTCGATCTCGGCTTGAGTCGAAGGCGGAAGGTTTTGGCATAG
- a CDS encoding hypothetical protein (COG:L; EggNog:ENOG503Q063): MIEKFEVQEEGRMRLMYGAHISQIMRVRQLRNDCLVERGETPRAEQSSSLVLLMCPLPQNINLASMMTLISDHIRDKLKELYSHTSRHYHTLNHIEALLTLLSTHREKFHDPEAIEAAIWFHDAIYNVHAQGNCNEVQSAQLAGSMLSGLVDATRLKGIQVMIEATATHTVPDELQSSEVVADAALFLDIDLSVLGAEEEAFDEYEGAVRKEYGHVDEQGWREGRAAVLRGFLDREWIYHSDIFRGLLEEKARANLRRSLERFSGSVP; the protein is encoded by the coding sequence ATGATTGAGAAGTTTGAAGTccaagaggaggggaggatgagattGATGTACGGAGCGCATATCAGTCAGATCATGCGGGTGAGACAGCTGCGCAATGATTGCCTTGTTGAGAGAGGGGAAACGCCAAGAGCTGAACAGTCAAGCTCCTTGGTCCTGCTCATgtgccctctccctcaaaacATCAACCTCGCATCCATGATGACACTCATCTCGGATCACATCCGTGacaagctgaaggagctcTATTCTCACACATCACGCCATTATCACACCCTCAACCATATAGAAGCTCTCCTCACTCTTCTTTCCACTCACCGGGAGAAATTTCACGACCCAGAGGCAATCGAAGCAGCCATCTGGTTTCATGATGCCATCTACAATGTCCACGCGCAGGGAAACTGTAATGAGGTTCAAAGCGCACAGTTGGCAGGCTCTATGCTCTCTGGGCTCGTGGATGCAACACGTCTGAAAGGGATTCAAGTCATGATTGAGGCAACGGCGACGCACACTGTGCCTGATGAGTTGCAAAGTTCTGAGGTGGTAGCAGATGCGGCCCTGTTTTTGGATATTGATTTGAGTGTTCTTGGGGCTGAGGAAGAAGCATTTGATGAGTATGAGGGtgcggtgaggaaggagtATGGGCATGTGGATGAGCAagggtggagggaggggagagcggctgtgttgagggggttttTGGACAGGGAATGGATTTATCACTCTGATATTTTTAGGgggctgctggaggagaaggcgagagCGAATTTGAGGAGATCGCTGGAAAGATTTAGTGGGTCGGTGCCctga
- a CDS encoding hypothetical protein (EggNog:ENOG503NY5D; COG:S) — translation MTTQQAQEPYRGYNDESRAHWVLIPTILFTILCPLLLAIRIHARRATTMLDRGDWISATALFFNIATNVMFFAMVSHGFGKHSDVIPKHDLFSALQIWFFGQITHKIALHLTKVSLLLLYVRIFSHVRAFKLTAMGLIYFILLYMTSSSIVGICQCIPVASAWDLDIRGKCLNLYIIWNMNAIVSLVTDLIILVLPFPLVFRLHIPLSQKLALMPVFGLGVFIVVASALRVQSLLVSHVTDRTYDIIGTLWTIIEYNLAFVCLCLPSVRVLLVRTWPTIFKSSVGRSQTSGATAGHRYARAGGGATTWPVKIELDDRPWSRVGGDAGLNGSDSTDEILGSGEGGEAGVEPAGITRTVEFGVEFAPVSAPARAATRESRAGESEA, via the exons ATGACGAcccagcaagcccaagaGCCCTATCGTGGCTACAATGACGAGAGCCGAGCCCATTGGGTGTTAATTCCAACGATTCTTTTTACCATTCTctgccctcttctcctcgccatccgAATCCACGCCCGCAGAGCGACCACGATGTTGGACCGTGGTGATTGGATCAGTGCCACAGCTTTG TTCTTCAACATAGCTACCAATGTCATGTTCTTTGCCATGGTCAGCCACGGTTTCGGCAAGCATTCCGATGTTATCCCCAAGCACGATCTCTTTTCAGCCCTTCAGATCTGGTTCTTTGGTCAAATCACCCACAAGATTGCTCTCCATCTCACCAAGGTCTCGCTCCTCTTGCTCTACGTCCGGATCTTTAGTCACGTCCGAGCGTTCAAGTTAACAGCAATGGGCCTGATTTACTTTATCCTCCTTTACATGACCTCTTCGAGCATCGTGGGTATTTGCCAATGCATCCCCGTCGCCTCAGCCTGGGATCTCGACATCCGTGGAAAGTGTCTGAACCTTTACATCATCTGGAACATGAACGCCATCGTCTCTCTGGTCACCGATCTCATCATCTTGGTCCTCCCGTTTCCTCTCGTCTTTAGATTGCACATCCCCCTAAGCCAGAAGCTTGCGTTGATGCCAGTGTTTGGATTGGGTGTGTTTATTGTGGTGGCATCCGCTCTCCGAGTCCAGTCGCTCCTAGTGAGCCATGTGACGGACAGGACATACGACATCATTGGAACGTTGTGGACGATCATCGAGTATAATCTCGCGTTTGTTTGCTTGTGCTTGCCTTCGGTGAgggtgctgttggtgagaaCCTGGCCAACAATATTCAAAAGCTCTGTTGGAAGAAGCCAGACCAGTGGTGCCACGGCTGGGCACAGATATGCGAGGGCCGGTGGGGGGGCCACAACCTGGCCCGTTAAGATCGAGCTGGACGACCGCCCCTGGTCACGTGTGGGGGGTGATGCTGGGCTGAATGGGTCAGATAGTACCGACGAGATCCTCGGGTCtggcgaggggggtgaggcTGGTGTTGAGCCAGCAGGGATCACCAGGACGGTGGAGTTCGGGGTTGAGTTCGCGCCTGTGAGCGCTCCAGCTCGTGCGGCGACGCGCGAGAGCCGGGCCGGCGAGTCCGAGGCCTGA
- a CDS encoding hypothetical protein (EggNog:ENOG503PAKI; COG:S), which yields MDTITKLLRARALADHKARIPIDRLDAEHRRHLVRAINNVLSTELALFTYAQIIDGLPTGDVAWDVRSPLLQGEHPLATEHEELCPAAMEKAREVCPKWDTEMLRFSPQVLNAYQEAAPGSKLFATRLSEMVAIAIHEFGVLLYQLDFCVHKGGREAVDAIAKWKETSKPEFIHYLDHDIYPQGVADVVGYWGEDRILRGVVVFERRAEERDGHNSNYSNPDPPNIYLSPSRAKVTIRVTQLRDEQQQKLVDFLLLEDASKAAESSPLPILVDKKNLKRFKLESSIVKYGIF from the exons ATGGATACCATCACAAAACTCCTCCGCGCCAGAGCTCTCGCAGATCACAAAGCGCGTATTCCCATCGACAGGCTAGATGCCGAACACCGCAGGCACTTGGTGCGCGCCATCAACAATGTGCTGTCTACCGAGCTCGCTCTGTTCACATACGCTCAGATCATCGACGGCCTTCCCACCGGAGATGTCGCATGGGACGTGAGAAGCCCTCTCCTACAAGGGGAGCACCCGCTGGCAACTGAGCACGAAGAACTCTGCCCCGCCGCAATGGAAAAAGCACGCGAGGTCTGCCCGAAGTGGGATACGGAGATGCTTAGGTTCAGCCCCCAGGTGCTCAATGCATATCAAGAAGCGGCTCCCGGCAGCAAGCTGTTCGCAACCCGTCTCAGTGAGATGGTAGCCATCGCAATCCACGAGTTCGGTGTGCTTCTCTACCAGCTTGACTTTTGTGTGCACAAGGGAGGACGAGAAGCGGTCGATGCCATTGCCAAGTGGAAGGAAACCAGCAAGCCCGAATT CATACACTACCTCGACCACGACATCTACCCCCAAGGTGTGGCCGACGTTGTGGGTTATTGGGGAGAGGACCGGATTCTTCGCGGCGTCGTTGTCTTTGAGCGTCGGGCAGAGGAACGCGACGGCCACAACTCCAATTACAGCAACCCAGACCCACCAAATATCtacctctctccctcccgaGCCAAAGTCACAATAAGGGTTACGCAGCTCCGcgatgagcagcagcagaaactGGTCGACTTTTTGCTGCTCGAAGATGCAAGCAAGGCGGCTGAATCAAGCCCGCTTCCCATTCTTGTGGACAAGAAGAATCTCAAACGGTTCAAGCTGGAGTCATCCATCGTCAAATATGGGATATTTTGA
- a CDS encoding hypothetical protein (EggNog:ENOG503Q0BR; CAZy:GH76; COG:G), translating into MPRRQVSFSIPVEECHITTMLSTVVLALAISSTRAALNVDLDSADSIRFAAGLVASKLMDYYHGEEPGQTPGILPGPPPAGPYYWWEGGALWGTMVDYWHYTHSQFYNDLTLRALVYQANPPHNDYMPPNWTASLGNDDQGFWGMSAMLAAETTFKNPPPGQPQWLALAQAVFNTQAERWDTRYCNGGLRWQIPLSNNGYNYKNSIANAIFFNLGARLARYTNNRTYAEWAGKTWDWMEGVGYIDKENWNVYDGGHVERNCTDINRAQFSYTAAIFVQGCGFLYNYTNGEQKWRDRLEGLTNRTLNNFFLSQPKAGTRPAAMEPSCELEERNQCTTDMLSFKGYLHRWMAQMTQMAPFVRGVVMPVLRESVRSMAESCLPDGTCGFRWNRGQYDGNTGAGQQMNALGALVSLLVEQPEVKEAVTTKNGGTSAGDPNAGREGEVGEWEGESEVITDVDRVGAAVVTILMVGTVMGMMIWVSATTGEEEEYARVMRGEKKKGKGRVIERT; encoded by the exons ATGCCAAGACGACAAGTTTCCTTCAGCATTCCTGTCGAAGAATGTCATATCACCACGATGCTATCGACAGTCGTGTTGGCACTGGCCATCTCCAGCACTAGGGCTGCGCTGAACGTGGACCTCGATTCCGCGG ACTCGATACGCTTCGCCGCCGGTCTCGTCGCAAGCAAGCTGATGGACTACTACCATGGCGAAGAACCGGGCCAAACCCCCGGAATCCTCCCCGGGCCCCCTCCCGCAGGACCGTACTACTGGTGGGAA GGCGGCGCCCTCTGGGGAACCATGGTAGACTACTGGCACTACACCCACTCCCAATTCTACAACGACCTCACCCTCCGCGCCCTCGTCTACCAAGCCAACCCCCCGCACAACGACTACATGCCCCCCAACTGGACCGCCTCCCTCGGCAACGACGACCAAGGCTTCTGGGGCATGTCGGCCATGCTAGCCGCCGAAACCACATTcaaaaacccaccccccggTCAACCCCAGTGGTTAGCCCTCGCACAAGCAGTCTTCAACACGCAAGCCGAGCGATGGGACACGAGGTATTGCAACGGGGGCTTGCGGTGGCAGAttcccctctccaacaacggGTACAACTACAAGAACTCGATTGCGAACGCGATTTTTTTCAACCtgggggcgaggttggcgaggtaCACGAACAACAGGACGTATGCCGAGTGGGCGGGCAAGACGTGGGattggatggagggggtggggtaCATTGACAAGGAGAATTGGAATGTGTATGATGGGGGCCATGTGGAGCGGAATTGCACGGATATCAACAGGGCGCAGTTTTCATACACGGCTGCTATTTTTGTGCAGGGGTGTGGGTTTCTTTATAACTAT ACAAACGGCGAGCAAAAGTGGCGCGATAGGCTCGAGGGACTAACAAACCGAACATTGAACAACTTTTTCCTTAGTCAACCAAAGGCCGGGACGAGACCGGCGGCTATGGAACCGAGTTgtgagttggaggagaggaaccAGTGTACGACGGATATGTTGTCTTTCAAGGGGTATCTCCACCGGTGGATGGCGCAGATGACGCAGATGGCGCCGTttgtgaggggggttgtcaTGCCGGTGTTGAGGGAGTCGGTGAGGAGCATGGCGGAGAGTTGTTTGCCGGATGGGACGTGTGGGTTTAGGTGGAATAGGGGCCAGTATGATGGGAACACGGGAGCCGGGCAGCAGATGAATGCGCTGGGGGCCTTGGTCAGTTTGCTGGTTGAACAACCGGAGGTTAAGGAGGCTGTGACGACCAAGAATGGGGGGACGAGTGCTGGGGATCCGAATgcgggacgggagggggaagtgggggagtgggagggtgaGAGCGAGGTTATTACCGATGTGGATAGGGttggggcggcggtggtgacgattttgatggttggaactgtgatggggatgatgatttgGGTTAGTGCGACtacgggggaggaggaggagtatgcTAGGGTtatgaggggggagaagaagaagggtaAGGGCAGGGTGATTGAGAGGACATGA
- a CDS encoding hypothetical protein (EggNog:ENOG503PS7S) codes for MEAYWHLTRHSDRDWYLLRMDRLCRDCIQHSDLVLASTGYPGTSRPDPSPRVDVLPVSTPRINTPSAPLEVIQTTNKTWNGCKFACPNESNRLHCSGCATQHSVRAFSKAQAERSDGSRICIGREGVLRLCEHQHIKWPDIEAHFLRQHNPDNRSQLVPITCQLMCEHERRSTGNKHAPRYGFRPRLTVSGNSNMQYDIDWSWTTTTP; via the exons ATGGAAGCTTATTGGCACCTGACACGCCACTCAGACAGAGATTG GTACCTTCTGCGCATGGATCGACTCTGTAGAGACTGTATCCAACACAGCGACCTGGTGCTTGCTTCCACTGGCTACCCAGGCACCAGCAGGCCGGACCCCTCGCCGCGTGTGGACGTCTTGCCCGTCTCGACACCCAGAATCAATACCCCCAGTGCGCCCCTCGAGGTCATCCAAACTACAAACAAGACCTGGAATGGATGCAAGTTCGCCTGCCCCAATGAATCAAATCGCTTGCATTGCTCAGGCTGTGCCACACAGCATTCGGTTCGAGCCTTCTCCAAGGCACAGGCAGAGAGGAGCGACGGAAGCCGTATCTGTATCGGTCGGGAAGGAGTTCTCCGGCTATGCGAGCACCAGCATATCAAGTGGCCCGACATTGAAGCCCACTTTCTTCGACAGCATAATCCGGACAATCGCAGTCAACTAGTCCCAATAACATGTCAACTGATGTGCGAGCACGAGAGACGTAGCACAGGCAACAAACATGCACCGAGATACGGGTTTAGGCCACGTCTCACGGTCTCGGGGAACTCGAACATGCAATATGATATCGATTGGTCttggaccaccaccacaccctgA
- a CDS encoding hypothetical protein (EggNog:ENOG503P7QJ), with translation MNRFTARVLLAQATPMSCRLAFPVITGVRPGRFYSDVSSPKAAEQASAESGGSRSKEAIEQDAVQKGEREGSSGAGFVPDQLAQGGAKGRTGGGEPLESSHHPPAQPKISNSSVPGNKPNLTKEQQEEVDAHNAEFEKKHGRAAKANDDKVNKAFWSGRGDRNIKGAAEE, from the coding sequence atgaacCGCTTCACCGCTCGCGTTTTGCTTGCCCAAGCTACTCCAATGTCCTGCAGACTGGCGTTTCCAGTCATCACCGGCGTGAGACCGGGCCGATTTTACAGCGATGTTTCTTCCCCTAAGGCGGCGGAGCAGGCTAGCGCTGAAAGCGGCGGTTCTCGCAGCAAGGAAGCCATCGAGCAGGATGCCGTCCAGAAAGGCGAGCGCGAAGGCTCGTCTGGAGCCGGCTTTGTCCCCGACCAACTCGCCCAAGGTGGCGCTAAGGGCCGCACCGGTGGAGGAGAACCGTTGGAGAGctcccaccatcccccgGCCCAACCAAAGATCAGCAACTCCAGCGTTCCTGGCAACAAGCCCAACCTGACCAAagagcaacaagaagaggtCGATGCTCACAAcgccgagtttgagaagaagcacgGCCGAGCGGCCAAGGCCAATGATGacaaggtcaacaaggcGTTCTGGAGTGGCAGAGGTGATCGCAATATCAAGGGGGCTGCGGAGGAGTAG
- a CDS encoding hypothetical protein (MEROPS:MER0034959; EggNog:ENOG503P2EX; COG:V) gives MGSMAAVLDTSAAPAGSAQQRIAPQLPTTARLFHATCAFAVQKLLLPPWIFLRKVKTYIISPGETYPDQIKAYPALKHLPVRIFLPPGYDRTSTKRFPVLLTIHGGGFVLGNPWDNDPWNRAFSSKHGYLVVSLNYSKAPGSPFPKPVYDLEALIQLVLADTTLPIDYDRIAIAGWSAGANLTLAVSQLDTVKLHVKAVVPLYPVVDFVPTQETKCAGRRYKPDLGGFRGKDKDFLLAMSPTFNWAYLNPGTDLHDTLLSPAHAKREALPKNIFMIGCELDMLAPEAWRMICSLAGKRVPREDEVVGRQMMAKEGELITGNDDRYAWEEVIKMDGGARYKWLLVPDQVHGFDQDSIGHMVGNDVKCLKDAKMKTEKMIEIIGGWLDDVMDVDK, from the exons ATGGGCTCCATGGCAGCTGTGCTAGACACCTCCGCCGCGCCCGCTGGCAGCGCTCAGCAACGCATCGCACCACAGCTGCCCACCACTGCCCGCCTCTTCCATGCGACCTGTGCCTTTGCGGTTCAGAAGCTCCTGCTGCCCCCATGGATCTTCCTCAGAAAGGTGAAGACCTACATCATCTCACCTGGGGAGACGTACCCCGACCAGATCAAAGCATACCCTGCTCTGAAGCATTTACCCGTTCG AATCTTCCTACCCCCAGGCTATGACCGGACCAGCACCAAACGCTTCCCTGTGCTCCTCACCATCCACGGCGGTGGCTTCGTCCTGGGCAACCCTTGGGACAATGACCCCTGGAATCGCGCCTTCTCCAGCAAGCACGGCTATCTCGTCGTATCACTCAACTACAGCAAGGCACCTGgctccccctttcccaagcCCGTCTACGACCTCGAAGCCCTCATCCAGCTTGTCTTAGCCGACACAACACTGCCCATCGACTACGACAGGATCGCCATAGCAGGCTGGTCAGCAGGCGCCAACTTGACTCTGGCAGTCTCTCAGCTCGACACCGTCAAGCTCCACGTCAAAGCCGTTGTCCCTCTCTATCCCGTGGTTGACTTTGTCCCCACTCAAGAAACAAAGTGTGCCGGCCGCCGCTACAAGCCCGACCTTGGCGGATTCCGCGGTAAAGATAAGGACTTTCTGCTCGCCATGTCGCCGACATTCAACTGGGCTTATCTCAACCCCGGCACTGACTTGCATGACACACTCCTCAGCCCAGCACACGCCAAGAGGGAAGCACTCCCCAAAAACATTTTTATGATTGGCTGCGAGCTGGACATGTTGGCTCCTGAGGcgtggaggatgatttgcAGTCTGGCTGGCAAGCGTGTGCCGagagaggatgaggtggtCGGAAGGCAGATGATGGcaaaggagggagagctgaTCACGGGCAATGATGATCGGTATGCCTGGGAAGAGGTGATCAAGATGGATGGAGGGGCGAGATAcaagtggttgttggttccGGATCAGGTGCATGGGTTTGATCAAGACAGCATTGGGCACATGGTGGGCAATGATGTGAAGTGCTTGAAGGAtgccaagatgaagacggAAAAGATGATTGAGATTATTGGGGGTTGGCTGGATGATGTTATGGATGTTGACAAGTGA